The Peribacillus sp. FSL P2-0133 genome has a segment encoding these proteins:
- a CDS encoding CaiB/BaiF CoA-transferase family protein, with the protein MTLLTHLKVLDFSTLLPGPFATLMLADLGADVLKVERPGATDSWGVNQYLNRSKKSITLDLKQSESIESVKNLVKEYDIVIEQFRPGVMERLGLGYEALKWINPKLIYCSITGFGQTGPYKDRPGHDINYISIAGLSGYSGTKKDGPAKNGTQIADLAGGSLHAVIGILSAVIHRERTGFGQAIDISMTDCSFALNAISAPLNLQGGLDLEPEKLMLNGGSFYDFYETKDGRYFSVGSLEPPFRKALCEAIGAPELYELSMKSDEESGIRFKTAVRLAFLERDFHEWQEIFADFEACAEPVLTFTEAAEHPQLKDRGMIVEVPDGKGNAQKQIGCPIKTSVFTPEYKHAGLRPGQNNAEILHTPNR; encoded by the coding sequence ATGACCTTATTGACTCATTTAAAAGTATTGGACTTTTCAACGTTACTGCCAGGCCCATTTGCCACTTTGATGCTAGCGGATTTAGGAGCGGACGTTTTGAAGGTAGAGAGGCCGGGAGCAACGGATTCATGGGGTGTGAACCAGTATCTTAACAGATCTAAGAAGTCGATCACACTTGATTTAAAACAATCTGAGTCCATCGAATCCGTAAAAAATCTAGTGAAGGAATACGATATCGTCATTGAACAGTTCCGTCCAGGCGTCATGGAACGCCTAGGGCTGGGCTATGAGGCATTAAAATGGATCAATCCGAAGCTGATTTACTGTTCCATCACGGGCTTCGGCCAGACAGGTCCCTATAAAGACCGACCGGGACATGATATCAATTATATTTCGATTGCAGGCTTATCAGGCTATTCCGGTACGAAAAAGGATGGCCCGGCAAAAAACGGAACCCAAATAGCAGATCTTGCCGGAGGATCACTGCATGCTGTTATCGGTATATTATCTGCAGTCATTCACAGGGAAAGAACGGGATTCGGCCAAGCCATCGACATCAGCATGACCGACTGCAGTTTTGCCTTGAATGCCATATCCGCACCCCTGAATTTACAAGGGGGCCTCGATCTTGAACCAGAAAAACTGATGTTGAACGGAGGATCCTTTTATGACTTTTACGAAACGAAAGATGGACGCTATTTTTCGGTAGGAAGCCTTGAGCCCCCTTTTCGAAAAGCCTTATGTGAAGCGATCGGTGCACCCGAATTGTATGAACTGAGCATGAAAAGCGATGAAGAAAGCGGAATCAGGTTTAAAACGGCCGTCCGACTGGCTTTCCTTGAAAGGGATTTTCATGAATGGCAGGAAATATTCGCTGATTTCGAGGCCTGTGCAGAACCAGTGCTGACCTTCACTGAAGCGGCCGAACACCCCCAATTGAAGGACAGGGGAATGATCGTCGAGGTACCGGACGGAAAAGGAAATGCCCAGAAGCAAATCGGCTGCCCGATCAAAACATCGGTTTTCACCCCTGAATATAAACATGCAGGCTTGAGGCCAGGACAAAACAACGCAGAAATTCTTCACACCCCCAATCGCTAA
- a CDS encoding amino acid permease, with the protein MIPKQEHDIVQHPPQQEGQELKRGLKSRHLTMISIGGAIGTGLFLSSGAAIHTAGPGGALLAYALVGAMVYFVMTSLGELAAFMPTSGSFSTYGTKFVDPAFGFALGWTYWFNWSMTIAAELAASTMIMKFWFPNSPSLLWSSSFLVLIFLLNYLSVKGYGEGEYWFSFIKVTAIVIFIIVGLLMIFGIMGGEAVGFKNFTVDDAPFPGGFMGVFIVFIAAGFSFQGTEIVGVAAGESEDPARNIPKAIKSVFWRILLFYVLAIFVIGLLIPYTNSSLQGDNVMVSPFTLIFEKAGVAFAASLMNAVILTAVLSAGNSSLYASTRMLYSMAKDGQAPRIFAKLNKRGVPVAGMILTCSIGMLAFLASVFGDGKVYIWLMNAIGITGFIFWLGISISHYRFRKAFIAQGHSLEKLPYKALWFPIGPIFAILIGMIVILSQNIQAFFSDQIDWGSVIAAYLGIPLFLGLWFGYKLVRKTKFVKLDEVKFDFDKKYE; encoded by the coding sequence ATGATACCAAAACAAGAACATGACATCGTTCAACATCCTCCGCAGCAAGAAGGACAAGAACTAAAGCGCGGTTTAAAATCCCGCCATTTAACGATGATTTCCATTGGCGGGGCTATTGGCACCGGGCTGTTTCTTAGCAGCGGGGCAGCCATTCATACAGCTGGGCCAGGCGGCGCATTACTTGCATATGCCTTAGTTGGGGCAATGGTTTACTTTGTGATGACGAGCTTAGGGGAACTGGCAGCCTTTATGCCGACAAGCGGCTCATTCAGTACCTATGGAACGAAATTTGTCGATCCGGCATTTGGTTTTGCCTTGGGATGGACGTATTGGTTCAATTGGTCGATGACGATAGCGGCAGAGTTGGCAGCCTCGACAATGATCATGAAATTCTGGTTTCCGAATAGTCCATCATTGTTATGGAGTTCATCATTCTTGGTGCTCATTTTCCTATTGAACTATTTATCCGTTAAAGGATATGGGGAAGGGGAATACTGGTTTTCCTTCATAAAAGTAACAGCCATCGTTATTTTTATAATCGTCGGGCTGCTAATGATCTTCGGCATTATGGGCGGCGAAGCAGTAGGTTTTAAAAACTTCACCGTCGATGACGCTCCTTTCCCGGGTGGGTTCATGGGTGTCTTCATCGTGTTCATAGCAGCTGGCTTTTCTTTTCAAGGTACCGAAATTGTCGGTGTGGCTGCCGGGGAAAGTGAAGATCCTGCACGGAATATACCGAAGGCCATTAAAAGTGTCTTCTGGAGAATCTTGCTCTTTTACGTATTGGCGATCTTTGTAATAGGGCTGCTTATCCCTTATACGAACTCAAGTTTACAAGGTGATAACGTCATGGTAAGCCCATTCACGCTCATTTTTGAAAAAGCTGGAGTGGCCTTTGCCGCTTCGCTTATGAATGCCGTCATTTTAACAGCGGTATTATCTGCAGGTAACTCAAGTCTATATGCATCAACGCGTATGTTATACTCAATGGCAAAAGATGGACAAGCACCGCGTATTTTTGCAAAACTTAATAAACGCGGAGTACCGGTTGCAGGCATGATTTTGACATGTTCCATCGGCATGCTGGCCTTTTTAGCCTCCGTATTCGGTGATGGTAAAGTGTATATTTGGTTAATGAATGCCATTGGAATTACAGGATTTATCTTTTGGCTCGGCATTTCCATCAGTCATTACCGTTTCCGGAAAGCATTCATCGCTCAAGGCCATTCATTGGAGAAGCTGCCATATAAGGCATTATGGTTCCCGATTGGACCGATCTTTGCCATTTTAATTGGGATGATCGTCATCCTGTCCCAAAATATCCAAGCATTTTTCTCAGACCAGATCGATTGGGGCAGTGTTATAGCTGCATACCTTGGAATCCCGCTTTTCCTTGGTCTATGGTTTGGCTATAAACTGGTAAGAAAAACTAAATTCGTTAAACTTGATGAAGTAAAATTTGACTTTGACAAAAAATATGAATGA
- a CDS encoding M4 family metallopeptidase, with protein MKGKVFLGTALSLGLLFSAIPHQEALAAKNVLSVEKYNKHKDSLEFKSGKLTDPSKQTAEDIILTFFDENKKSYKLEKQKAKDSFTIQKESKDELGNTVLKLQQTYKGVPVWNSTQAVLIDTKGVLTVVSGTVEANLNTKLGKKAKKGISKSEAIKIAEADLGYTPAYEQSPESDLYVYANEGKADYVYKVNLKFLSPEPGNHNYFISVKTGKILNKFNTLDEVTGTNSVGTGTGVLNNTVSLNTTLSSGRYYLQDNTRGKGIYTYNANNRSKLPGTLFSNTTNAFTTSTDKAAVDAHYYAGKTYDYYKSTFGRNSYDGNGTILKSTVHYGSRYNNAFWDGTQMVYGDGDGTTFIPLSGGLDVVAHELTHAVTSSESNLTYQNESGALNEAISDIFGTVVEFKNQSAKADYLVGEDIYTPNISGDALRSMANPTLNGDPDHYSNRYTGTGDNGGVHTNSGIINKAAYLISAGGTHHGVSVSGIGIDKLGTIFYRANTIYLTSSSTFSQARAAVVQAASDLYGSSSAEVTAVKNAFTAVGVN; from the coding sequence ATGAAAGGTAAGGTATTTTTAGGAACTGCACTATCTCTCGGTCTATTATTTTCTGCCATTCCCCATCAAGAAGCTTTAGCGGCAAAAAATGTGTTGAGTGTTGAAAAGTACAATAAGCATAAGGATTCGCTAGAATTCAAGTCTGGGAAACTTACGGACCCATCGAAGCAAACTGCAGAAGATATCATTCTTACCTTTTTTGATGAAAACAAAAAGTCTTACAAGCTAGAAAAGCAAAAGGCGAAAGACTCCTTCACGATCCAGAAAGAAAGCAAGGATGAACTAGGCAATACCGTCCTTAAATTGCAACAAACCTATAAAGGCGTACCTGTATGGAATTCCACACAAGCGGTATTGATTGATACTAAAGGTGTATTGACGGTCGTGTCCGGTACGGTTGAAGCCAATCTAAACACGAAATTAGGGAAAAAGGCTAAAAAAGGCATCAGTAAATCCGAAGCTATCAAAATAGCTGAAGCGGATCTTGGGTACACTCCTGCCTACGAACAATCACCTGAATCTGACCTATATGTATACGCAAATGAAGGCAAGGCCGATTATGTATATAAAGTCAATTTGAAATTCTTAAGTCCTGAACCAGGAAATCATAATTATTTCATATCAGTCAAGACAGGTAAAATCCTGAATAAATTTAATACACTAGATGAAGTGACGGGGACCAATTCCGTCGGAACGGGCACCGGCGTCTTAAACAATACCGTGTCATTGAACACTACCTTATCCAGCGGCCGATACTATTTACAGGACAATACACGCGGTAAAGGCATCTACACTTATAATGCCAATAACCGTTCAAAATTGCCTGGTACACTCTTTTCCAACACGACAAATGCTTTCACTACTTCTACCGATAAAGCTGCGGTTGATGCCCATTATTATGCAGGTAAAACCTATGATTATTATAAATCCACATTTGGACGGAACTCTTATGATGGAAATGGAACCATCCTGAAATCAACCGTTCATTATGGCTCAAGATACAATAATGCATTCTGGGATGGCACCCAAATGGTTTACGGTGATGGAGATGGCACGACTTTCATCCCATTGTCCGGCGGTCTGGATGTCGTTGCACATGAACTGACGCATGCCGTGACTTCCTCGGAATCGAACCTTACCTATCAGAATGAATCCGGTGCTTTGAATGAAGCGATTTCTGATATATTTGGCACCGTCGTCGAATTCAAGAACCAAAGTGCCAAAGCCGATTATTTGGTCGGAGAAGATATTTACACACCTAACATTTCCGGTGATGCACTCCGTTCAATGGCCAATCCTACATTGAATGGTGACCCTGACCATTATTCGAACCGCTATACGGGAACGGGTGATAACGGCGGAGTCCACACGAACAGTGGAATCATCAATAAGGCGGCCTATTTGATTTCTGCCGGCGGAACTCACCATGGTGTGAGCGTATCCGGGATTGGCATCGATAAACTGGGAACCATCTTTTACCGGGCAAACACGATTTATTTAACTTCCTCGTCGACATTTTCACAAGCCAGGGCGGCAGTCGTACAAGCGGCCTCTGATTTATACGGTTCTAGCAGTGCAGAAGTCACAGCTGTCAAAAATGCCTTTACAGCTGTCGGTGTGAATTAA
- a CDS encoding SET domain-containing protein codes for MIEVKTSTLSDGEFNRGVFATRDIKKGELLHEAPVIAYPNEEHVFIEKTLLADYAFEYGINHTAMLLGYGMLFNHSYTPNATYDINFKNHTFDFFAYTDIKAGEEILINYNGEVDNEDPLWFNKENDGEDEAE; via the coding sequence ATGATTGAAGTTAAAACTTCCACACTCAGTGATGGTGAGTTCAATAGAGGCGTATTCGCAACACGAGACATTAAAAAAGGTGAGCTTTTGCATGAGGCACCTGTCATTGCTTATCCGAACGAGGAGCATGTTTTCATAGAGAAGACATTGCTGGCTGATTATGCGTTTGAATATGGAATTAACCATACTGCCATGCTTTTAGGTTATGGCATGCTGTTTAATCATTCTTATACACCCAACGCTACGTATGACATAAACTTCAAGAATCATACGTTTGATTTCTTTGCTTACACCGACATAAAAGCAGGAGAAGAAATCCTGATTAATTATAATGGTGAAGTCGATAATGAGGATCCGCTTTGGTTCAATAAAGAAAATGACGGTGAAGATGAAGCTGAATGA
- the nagZ gene encoding beta-N-acetylhexosaminidase, translated as MKNKKIYIGLLFIAILAFSILFIQLNINVNSRVEKGKDAEADSHEKIEQLLKKMTLEEKIGQLMMVGFKGTEKGNEITELIEQKHIGGVIYFDRNMKSPKQVARLSNSLQQTANQSTHSLPLMVAIDQEGGDIIRMKERVSPLPAQQDLGKNASIEEVYKVAKLNGTELGSMGININFAPVLDLSQTDKRSFGKDPEKVYQYGKKAIQGLNDVSITGALKHFPGNGRSEIDPHVETSSVEANQLDLENSDIYPFKKIISEMDNQKFFVMVTHIKYPAYDKEKPASLSKIIIEELLRGKLKYEGLVVTDDLEMGAVNKYYSYEELGKQAILAGADLLLVCHEYSHELEVYNGLLQAVKAGEVPIDRINESVKRVLTYKLYNMKQKKADPDQAEKVVKNPESIKYIESLGDDE; from the coding sequence ATGAAGAATAAAAAAATTTATATAGGCCTGCTTTTCATCGCAATCCTCGCTTTTTCAATATTGTTCATTCAGTTGAATATCAATGTGAATTCCAGAGTGGAAAAAGGGAAAGACGCCGAAGCGGATAGCCATGAGAAAATAGAACAATTGCTGAAAAAAATGACGCTTGAAGAAAAAATCGGGCAGCTTATGATGGTCGGTTTCAAGGGAACTGAAAAGGGCAATGAAATTACGGAACTTATCGAACAAAAACATATAGGAGGCGTCATTTATTTTGACCGCAATATGAAATCACCTAAACAAGTGGCCAGGTTATCCAATTCGCTTCAGCAAACGGCCAATCAAAGTACACATTCGCTTCCGTTGATGGTGGCCATCGATCAGGAAGGAGGGGACATCATCAGGATGAAGGAAAGGGTATCGCCACTCCCTGCCCAACAGGATCTTGGAAAAAATGCCTCTATTGAAGAAGTGTACAAAGTTGCCAAATTGAATGGAACAGAACTTGGATCCATGGGGATTAACATTAATTTCGCCCCTGTACTAGATCTATCGCAAACGGATAAACGTTCATTTGGGAAAGATCCCGAAAAGGTCTATCAATACGGAAAGAAAGCCATTCAAGGCTTGAACGATGTATCGATAACTGGTGCATTGAAGCACTTTCCTGGAAACGGACGCAGCGAAATCGATCCGCATGTCGAAACATCCTCCGTGGAGGCAAACCAACTGGATCTGGAAAATTCGGATATTTATCCTTTCAAGAAAATCATAAGTGAAATGGATAACCAAAAGTTTTTCGTGATGGTGACCCACATTAAATATCCAGCCTATGATAAAGAAAAACCAGCAAGCCTTTCTAAAATCATCATAGAAGAACTGCTTCGTGGGAAACTCAAATATGAAGGACTTGTCGTTACCGACGATTTGGAAATGGGTGCTGTGAACAAGTATTACTCCTATGAAGAGCTGGGGAAGCAGGCAATCCTTGCAGGAGCTGATTTATTACTTGTCTGTCATGAATATTCCCATGAGCTTGAAGTATATAACGGATTACTCCAAGCAGTGAAAGCAGGGGAAGTTCCAATCGATAGAATTAACGAGTCAGTGAAAAGAGTGCTGACATATAAACTTTACAATATGAAGCAAAAGAAAGCTGACCCGGATCAAGCTGAAAAAGTGGTGAAAAATCCCGAAAGCATAAAGTATATTGAAAGCCTGGGCGATGATGAATAA
- a CDS encoding helix-turn-helix domain-containing protein has translation MQDIIQKLQSLGFSQYEAKAYVSLVRQGPTSAYQVSKESGIPRARIYEILNGLQEEGIVLKEEINDSIQYSPLPVDVFLESVQSKWNDTYQSISHTLKQFEKIEPMSDNRVMTLKGEGHILSFCRTLIQKAEKRVVVSLWDEMYGKLEQELKGIAAHCTLKGIAFQVEKPLSGIDIHRKTSYVENIGENKWFILSIDGKETIYGPSPETRETAFYTDDPIHINFLENYIWHDILVNRLVKKDEEDTENWISSERERFFSL, from the coding sequence ATGCAAGATATCATTCAAAAACTACAGTCTCTCGGGTTTAGTCAATATGAAGCAAAGGCTTATGTTTCTTTGGTTCGCCAAGGTCCAACCAGTGCCTATCAAGTAAGCAAGGAATCAGGAATTCCCAGGGCCCGCATCTATGAAATATTAAATGGACTGCAAGAAGAAGGAATCGTCTTAAAAGAGGAAATCAATGACTCGATACAATATTCACCGCTACCAGTCGATGTGTTTCTGGAATCTGTCCAATCAAAATGGAACGATACCTATCAATCCATCAGCCATACACTGAAACAATTCGAGAAAATCGAACCGATGTCCGACAATCGTGTAATGACGCTTAAGGGTGAAGGGCACATCCTTTCCTTTTGCCGTACTTTGATTCAAAAAGCCGAGAAAAGGGTGGTGGTTTCCTTATGGGACGAGATGTATGGAAAACTTGAACAAGAGCTAAAAGGGATTGCTGCGCATTGCACTCTCAAGGGGATTGCATTTCAGGTTGAAAAACCATTATCAGGTATAGATATACATCGCAAAACAAGCTATGTGGAAAATATCGGAGAAAACAAATGGTTCATCTTATCCATCGATGGCAAGGAGACGATTTACGGCCCTTCTCCGGAAACGAGAGAAACGGCGTTCTACACAGATGATCCCATTCATATCAATTTTCTCGAAAATTACATTTGGCATGATATCCTCGTTAACCGCTTGGTTAAAAAGGATGAAGAAGATACCGAGAATTGGATTTCAAGTGAAAGAGAACGTTTTTTCTCCCTATAA
- a CDS encoding TSUP family transporter, with protein sequence MEEIHISTLLLLMFFGFLAAFIDSVVGGGGLISIPALLFSGLPPSQAIATNKLASSMGSLTSTIAFIRSGKVDFRLVSKLFPLIFIGSLLGAWVVNFVSPELLKPMILVLLIAIAIYTFFKKDWGQKSTYHKLTWQKAALFALAIFAIGFYDGFLGAGTGSFILFAFLMIGFDFLHSAGNAKFLNFGSNLAALIMFIFLDTVNFSYGIPMGISMIAGALAGSKFAIKKGVAYVRVLFIIVTVILILKNIMDYLMGG encoded by the coding sequence ATGGAGGAAATACATATTTCAACACTCTTGCTGCTGATGTTTTTCGGATTTTTGGCAGCATTCATTGATTCTGTGGTAGGCGGCGGGGGCCTGATTTCCATACCCGCTTTATTATTTTCAGGACTTCCCCCTTCTCAAGCGATCGCAACGAATAAGCTAGCAAGTTCCATGGGGTCTTTAACAAGTACCATTGCCTTCATTCGCTCAGGTAAGGTTGATTTTCGATTGGTTTCCAAACTTTTTCCACTGATTTTCATAGGTTCCCTGCTAGGCGCTTGGGTTGTTAATTTCGTCTCGCCTGAATTATTAAAGCCAATGATCTTGGTCCTATTAATAGCTATTGCCATTTATACCTTTTTTAAAAAGGACTGGGGACAGAAATCGACTTACCATAAACTCACATGGCAAAAGGCTGCACTATTTGCGTTAGCTATATTTGCCATTGGTTTTTATGATGGGTTTTTGGGCGCTGGAACGGGATCTTTCATTCTGTTTGCCTTTTTAATGATTGGCTTTGATTTTTTGCACTCTGCAGGAAATGCAAAATTTTTGAACTTCGGAAGCAATCTGGCAGCACTGATCATGTTCATATTCCTTGATACCGTCAACTTTTCCTATGGAATACCGATGGGGATCTCCATGATAGCAGGTGCATTGGCCGGATCTAAATTCGCCATTAAAAAGGGAGTGGCCTATGTAAGGGTATTATTTATCATAGTAACCGTCATTCTGATCTTGAAAAATATAATGGATTATTTAATGGGCGGCTAA
- a CDS encoding oxidoreductase: MIEKWNGEEMADVSGQTIVITGANSGIGFETAFALAGKGAEITLAVRNASKGEKAVDRILSVHPKATVHVMQLDLSDLSSIRHFADSFQENYDSLSVLINNAGVMIPPYSKTKDGFELQFGSNHLGHFALTGLLLPRILSTPKSRVVTLSSLAAINGFIDFENLNGENGYKPMKYYGQSKLANLLFARELQNKFNQHDTNPMSIACHPGLSHTNLMSRGSGKPINRFVHFLSKTITQPASMGALPTLYAATEPTLTGGEYIGPDGKKSRKGFPRKDDIIDSLYNEETSKRLWSISETLTEVEYRFTESMTPK; this comes from the coding sequence ATGATTGAAAAGTGGAATGGCGAAGAAATGGCAGATGTATCGGGGCAAACCATTGTGATTACTGGTGCAAATAGTGGAATTGGCTTCGAAACGGCTTTTGCACTGGCCGGTAAGGGGGCAGAGATCACCCTTGCAGTCCGGAATGCTTCGAAGGGTGAAAAGGCAGTCGATAGAATCTTATCGGTCCATCCTAAAGCAACTGTACACGTGATGCAGCTGGATTTAAGTGATTTAAGCAGCATTCGGCATTTTGCTGATTCCTTTCAGGAAAACTATGACTCTCTATCCGTCCTCATCAATAACGCAGGTGTGATGATTCCGCCATACAGTAAGACGAAAGATGGTTTCGAACTGCAATTCGGCAGCAATCATCTCGGTCATTTTGCTTTGACAGGACTCCTTCTTCCGCGTATCCTTTCTACGCCAAAATCACGTGTGGTCACATTGAGCAGCTTGGCCGCCATCAATGGATTTATAGACTTCGAAAACCTAAATGGTGAAAACGGTTATAAACCAATGAAATACTATGGGCAAAGCAAGCTGGCCAATCTGCTCTTCGCCCGCGAATTACAGAATAAATTCAACCAGCATGATACAAACCCGATGAGCATTGCCTGTCATCCGGGCCTTTCCCATACTAATCTCATGTCTCGCGGATCTGGCAAACCCATAAATAGATTCGTGCATTTTCTTTCGAAAACCATCACCCAGCCGGCGAGTATGGGAGCATTGCCTACCCTTTATGCCGCAACGGAACCTACATTAACAGGCGGGGAGTATATCGGACCCGATGGAAAGAAGAGCAGAAAAGGCTTTCCGAGAAAAGACGATATCATCGATTCCTTATATAATGAAGAAACCTCGAAAAGATTATGGAGTATTTCGGAAACCTTGACAGAGGTCGAATATCGTTTCACTGAAAGCATGACGCCAAAATGA
- a CDS encoding peptidylprolyl isomerase translates to MAKKGYILMANGEKIEFDLFPNEAPNTVANFENLANTGFYNGVVFHRVIPGFVSQGGDPTGTGAGGSGKQIKCETEGNPHKHEAGSLSMAHAGKDTGSSQFFIVHEPQPHLNGVHTVFGKVTSGLETAKAMKNGDKMEKVEVFDAE, encoded by the coding sequence ATGGCTAAAAAAGGATACATACTTATGGCAAATGGAGAAAAGATCGAATTCGACCTTTTCCCGAACGAAGCACCGAACACAGTGGCTAACTTCGAAAACCTGGCAAACACAGGTTTTTATAATGGTGTAGTCTTTCACCGTGTCATCCCTGGTTTCGTAAGCCAAGGCGGAGATCCAACAGGTACAGGTGCAGGCGGAAGCGGCAAGCAAATCAAATGTGAAACAGAAGGCAACCCTCACAAACATGAGGCAGGAAGCCTATCGATGGCACATGCCGGAAAAGATACAGGCTCAAGCCAATTCTTTATCGTGCACGAACCACAACCGCATCTTAACGGTGTTCACACAGTATTCGGTAAAGTGACATCTGGACTTGAAACAGCTAAAGCTATGAAAAATGGCGACAAAATGGAAAAAGTCGAAGTTTTTGACGCTGAATGA
- a CDS encoding acryloyl-CoA reductase, with product MIQQFDALVVNKQDDQFTVNIQQLSLDDLPQGEVLIRVHYSGVNYKDSLAAIPNGNIVSSYPIVPGIDMAGVVVSSEDSRFKEGDEVIATSYGIGVSQSGGYSQFARVPAEWIVPLPDGLTMKEAMIIGTAGFTAALSVLRLEENNLTPEQGSVLVTGATGGVGSFAVSILSKLGYSVEASTGKDSEHGYLKEIGAATIVSREDVFNGKLRALGKQKWSGAVDPVGGEPLASVLSQIKYGGAVAVSGLTAGTSLPATVFPFILRGVNLLGIDSVNCPMDTRLKVWHRLATDFKLEKLEQLIQQEITLEELPDVLPTLLKGEARGRTIVKL from the coding sequence ATGATACAGCAATTTGATGCATTAGTCGTGAACAAGCAAGATGATCAATTCACCGTTAACATTCAGCAACTATCACTTGATGATCTACCTCAAGGGGAAGTGCTCATCCGTGTTCATTATTCCGGTGTGAACTATAAAGATAGCCTTGCAGCAATTCCAAATGGAAACATTGTCAGCAGCTATCCGATCGTTCCGGGAATTGACATGGCTGGTGTTGTCGTTTCATCTGAGGATTCCCGCTTTAAAGAAGGAGACGAAGTCATTGCGACCTCCTACGGGATTGGCGTTTCCCAATCAGGGGGCTATAGTCAATTTGCCCGCGTTCCTGCAGAGTGGATCGTCCCGCTTCCTGATGGCCTTACAATGAAAGAGGCGATGATCATCGGAACGGCCGGTTTCACTGCAGCCTTATCGGTTCTGCGACTGGAAGAAAATAACCTCACCCCTGAGCAAGGGAGCGTTCTCGTCACTGGTGCAACTGGCGGGGTCGGCAGTTTCGCAGTCTCGATCCTTTCCAAACTTGGCTATTCCGTTGAGGCGAGTACAGGAAAAGATTCGGAACATGGATATTTGAAGGAAATCGGCGCGGCGACCATTGTATCGCGTGAAGATGTATTTAATGGCAAGCTGCGGGCACTGGGCAAACAGAAGTGGAGCGGGGCGGTAGATCCCGTCGGCGGTGAACCGTTAGCTTCAGTCCTTAGCCAAATCAAGTATGGCGGAGCTGTGGCGGTCAGCGGATTGACAGCTGGTACAAGCCTGCCAGCCACCGTCTTTCCATTCATCCTAAGAGGGGTTAATCTACTTGGGATCGATTCGGTCAATTGCCCGATGGATACAAGATTGAAAGTTTGGCATCGCCTTGCCACCGACTTTAAACTCGAAAAATTAGAACAGCTCATTCAACAGGAAATTACACTTGAAGAATTGCCTGACGTCCTTCCTACCCTATTAAAAGGGGAAGCAAGAGGCAGGACGATCGTTAAGCTATAA